The genomic window TGCTGTGCACGGTGCGGGACGTGCCGCGGGCGCTCGCGGAGATCAGGCGGGTGCTGCGCCCCGGCGGCGAGCTGCGGTTCTTCGAGCACGGTCTGGCGCCCGGCGGCGGTGCGATGGCGCTGGCGCAGCGGGGGCTGGACCGCACGGTGTGGCCGTTCCTGTTCGGCGGCTGCCACACGGCCAGGGACCCGCTCGCGGCGCTGGAGCGGGCCGGCTTCGGCGTCGGTGAGTACCGCCGGCTGCGCATCCCGGAGAAGGGGCCCCGGCTGCCCACGTCCTTCGCGGTGCTGGGGGTGGCGCGTCGGCCGTTCGAGGACGGTCAGTGACACCAGTGGCGCAGCTCGTCCGCGATGGCGCGGACGTCCGCCTTGCCCTCCTTGACCAGCCGGGCGAGGTCGCGGACCTGCTCGGGTGACGTGGCCACCTTCAGTCCGGAGGCGACGAGGAAGCCGTACGCGACGGCGGACGCGAACATCGCGTTCGAGTGCTCCAGCGCGGGCACGTGCAGGAGCAGCTGGAGCAGGGAAGCGGCACGGCTGTGCGGATCGCTGTAGACCGGGGTGCCGAAGATCTCCGCCTCGTGGCGGCTGACGGCGGCGACGAGCGCCCCCCAGTCGGTGACCTGCGGATCGCCGGGCGTCTTGTGCTCGGCGACCATGAGGAGCCAGGCGAGGTCGATCGACAGGTTCAACGCGCGCCCTTGCGCCGCTTGTTCCCCGTGCCTTCGCCTGCGCTCGCGGCCGGGCTCGGTGCCGGTGCCGGTGCCGGTGCCGGTGCCGGTGCCGGTGCCGGTGCCGGGCGGGGATCGGTTTCGGCGCCGGCCGCGCCGAACTCCTCCGTGAACACCGACTCGTACTGCTTCATGAAGTCGGCCGCGGCCTCGACGAAGGTCCGTCCCACCTCGCCGGCGTCCTGCTTGACGAGCTCCTCGATGTACCGGTTCACGCTCACCCCGCGCTGGTGCGCCCGCCGCCGCGCCGCCTCTGCGGTGGTCTCGTCCACGCGTACGTTCAGCTGAGTCTTCGCCACACCGCCACGCTAGCGGTGTGCCGCTAGCACCGCCAGGTGCGGGTACTGCCCTTACGCTCGGGGTACGCAGCACGGAGTACGGGAGCCGAGACGCCCGCGACGGCGTCACCCACGATCCGGGAGGCAGCCTTGTCCGCCCCTGCCCCAGCACCCGCCCAGGACCTTCCCGCGGATCCCCCGCTCGCCGCGCGCGCCCGCGGCCTCACCAAGGCGTACGGATCGGGCGGGACGGCGGTCCTCGCCCTCGACTCCGTGGACGTGGACATCGCCCGCGGGCGGTTCACCGCCGTGATGGGCCCGTCCGGCTCGGGCAAGTCCACCCTCATGCTTCCCCTCGCTGACGCTGGGGAGACCCCAAGCCTCGCCGGGTCGGGACGGTCCTGCCCGTGGAGTTTCCCGGCGGGCATCGGGCCCGGCTGAGGGTCGGCGCGCTGACGGACATGGACCAGGCCACGGGGCCGGGGATGCGGGGCGGGCTGTTCATGGGGCCGGCCACGCTGGAGCGCCGGGTGCCGGGTGCCGGGCGGTCAGGAGAGCGCGCTGTACGTCAACGCGGCGGCGGGCACCGGCACGGACGAGCTGCGGACCGGTCTGGAGCGGGCACTGGACCCGTATCCGCAGGTGCAGGTGCGGGATCAGGCCGACTACAAGGAGCTGGTGCGGCAGCAGATCGCCGTGCTGCTCCATCTGGTGTACGCGCTGCTGGGGTTGGCCATCGTGATCGCCGTGCTGGGCGTCGTGAACACGCTGGCGCTGTCGGTGGTGGAGCGGACCCGGGAGATCGGGCTGCTGCGGGCGATCGGCCTCTCGCGTGTGCAGCTGCGCCGCATGTTCCGGCTGGAGTCCGTCGTCATCGCGGTCTTCGGCGCGGTGCTCGGGCTTGCGCTGGGCATGGTGTGGGGGGTGGCGGTGCAGCAGGCCCTGGAGCTGGAGGGGATGACCGAGTTCGCCGTGCCGTGGGGGACGGTCGTCGCGGTCGTGGTGGGATCGGTGGGGGTGGGGCTCGTCGCGGCCGTCCTTCCGGCGACGCGGGCATCGCGGATGAACGTGCTGGCGGCGATCGCGCACGAATCACGAATAGGGAGGAGTTGAGATGGTGAGGCCGTTCCGGTTCGCGGTGAACATGGTGACGCCGGCGGAGGGCGAGGAGTGGCGCACTCAGTGCCGGCGGGCCGAGGAGCTGGGCTACGACGTGATCCTGGTGCCCGATCACCTGGGCATGGTGGCGCCGTTCCCGGCCCTGATCGCCGCGGCCGAGGCGACCGAGCGGCCGCGGCTCGGCACGTTCGTGCTCAACGCCGCCTTCTGGAATCCGGCGCTGCTCGCCCGGGAGATCGCCACCGTGGACGCGCTCACGGGCGGCCGGCTGGAGGTGGGGCTCGGCACGGGCTACGTGAAGGAGGAACACGAGCGGGCGGGGCTGGAGTTCCTCCCGCCGGGCCGGAGGGTGGACCTGCTGGCCCGTACGGTCGAGGAGGTCGGCCGGCTGCTCGCGGACGAGGACCACGTACCGCGGGCGGTGCAGCGGCCTCGGCCGCCGCTGCTGATCGGCGGGAACGGCGACCGGGTGCTGCGGCTGGCGGCGGAGCACGCGGACATCGCCGCGTTCACCGGGGCCCGCACGACGAGGGACGGCGCGCTGCTGCCGCTCACCGCCGAGGAGCTGGACGAGCGGGTGGCGGCGTACCGGTCGTTCGAGGCGGCGGCCGGGCGGGAGACTCCGGCCGAGCTGAATCTGCTGGTCCAGGCGCCCGCGGTCACCGACGACCGGCAGGCCGCGGCCAAGGAGTTGCTGCCGCGGATCCCGCATCTGACGGAGGAGCAGCTGCTGGAGCTGCCGCTGCTCACGATCGGCACCGTGGAGGAGATCGCCGCCCAGCTGAGGGCGCAGCGCGAGCGGTACGGCTTCTCGTACATCACGGTGCTCGATCCGTACATGGAGGCGTTCGGGCCGGTGGTCGAGGAACTGAGCGCGCGGGCGTGAGGGGGGCGTGGGGGGGCGGGGCGTGCCTGCGGCCCGTACCGCATGCCGGAATGGCGTCGACGGCGCCGCACGGGCGGTGGTGGGATGGCGGCCATGACCGATCTGCGCATCCGGGCCGCCACACCGGCCGACCTCGACGCCGTGCTCGCCTTCTGGAAGGTGGCCGCGGAGGGCACCAGCATCAGTGACGACCGGGCGGGCGTCGAGCGGCTGGTGGCCCGCGACCCCGAGGCGCTCATCCTCGCGGAGCGGGGCGGTGAGCTGGCGGGCACGGTGATCGCGGGTTTCGACGGCTGGCGCTGCCACCTCTACCGGCTCGCGGTCCACCCCGAGCACCGGCGGCGCGGGGTGGGCGGGGCGCTGCTCGCGGCCGCGGAGGAACGCTTCGTACGGCTGGGCGGGCGGCGCGGTGACGCGATGGTGCTGGACCGGAACGCACTCGCGCACCATGCGTGGCGGGCCGCGGGCTACGCACCCCAGCCGGAGTGGAGCCGCTGGGTGAAGCCGCTCGCCTGATCCTGCCCGTCCTCGCCTGGTCCCGCCCGGCCCCGCCCGACCTGGCCTGACCTCGCCCTACATGGACGACCGAGGTGCTTTGCCGGTCCTTTACCATGGAGGTTCTCCTCAGCGACGAACGAAAGGTGTGAGCGTCCGCCCATGGGCGAGCCTCCCAGTAGCAGACAACCGGGCAGCCGACATCGCGCAGTCCTCCTCCCCCTGGCCGATCATGGGACGGAGGTGAACCGATGACCGAAGTGCTCCTGCTCGTGGTGGCGGTGCTGCTCTGCGTCGCCTGCGGAGCGTTCGTCGCGGCGGAGTTCTCACTCACCACCGTCCAGCGCGCCGACCTGGAGCGCGCGGCGGAGCGCGGCGAGCGCGGGGCCGCGAGCGCCCTGAAGGCCGTCCGGGGGCTCACCTTCCAGCTCTCCGGTGCTCAGCTCGGCATCACCGTCACCAATCTCGTCGTCGGCATGCTCGCCGAGCCGTCGATCGCGAAGCTGCTCAGCGGGCCGGTCGAGGCGCTCGGCGCGTCGCCGCAGGTGGCGTCGTCGCTGGCGCTCGTCATCGGCACGGGCCTGTCGACGGTTGTGCTGATGGTCATCGGCGAGCTGGTCCCCAAGAACTGGGCGATCTCGTCACCGCTCGCGGTCGCGAAAGTCGTCGCGCCCCCGCAGCGCGTGTTCTCGGCGGCCTTCCGGCCGCTGATCGGGCACCTGAACAACACGGCCAACCGCATCCTGCGCCGTCTCGGCCTGGAGCCGACCGAGGAGCTGGCGTCCGCGCGCAGCCCGCAGGAGCTGGTCGCGCTGGCCCGCCACTCCGCCCGGGAGGGCGCGCTGGAGGCGGACACCGCCGACCTGTTCGTCCGCACACTCGGCCTGGCCGGGCTGACCGCGGAGAACGTGATGACGCCCCGCGTCCAGGTCACCGCCCTCGACGCACAGGCGACCGCCGAGGACGTCGCCAACGCCACCCGTGCCACCGGGCTCTCGCGCTTCCCCGTCTACCAGGGCAGCCTCGACGCCGTCGTCGGGATCGCGCACATCAAGGACGTCCTGGCCGTGCCGGCCGACCTGCGCCCGCGGCGCCCGGTCTCCGAGCTGATGCGCGAGCCGCTCCTGGTGCCCGAGACGCTGACGGTCGACCGGCTGCTCGACCGGCTCTCCGGCAAGCGGACGATGGCGGTCGTCATCGACGAGTACGGCGGGACGGCCGGGGTCGTCACGCTGGAGGACATCGTCGAGGAGGTCGTGGGCGAGGTACGCGACGAACACGACCCGCACGAGACGCCCGACCTGGCGCGTGCGGGCGAGGACGCGGACGCCCGGGCCCTGTGGTCGGCCGACGGCGCCGCCCGCACCGACCAGCTGGAGGCGATCGGCCTCCGGATCCCCGAGGGTCCCTACGAGACGCTCGCCGGCCTGATCGCCAGCGCTCTCGGCAGGATCCCGGCCGTCGGCGACACCATCGAACTGTCCGGCTGGCAGCTCGACGTCGTCGACGCCTCGGGCCGACGCGCGGCGCGGGTGCTGCTGCACGCGCCGCGGGCATCGCAGGACGCGGTGGACGGCGGCGGCGCGCCCGCCGCGGGGCGCTTCCGCCGCGCGGGCCGCGCCGACGACTCCGGCGGCCCCGACGACCCGGGCGGTTCCGGAGACTCCCGGGATTCCCAGGGCTCCCAGGGACCCCAGGACTCCCCCGGCTCCCGCCGCTCCCGCCGCTCACGTGGCTCCGGTGGCTCCGGTGGCTCCGGTGGCTCCGGTGGCTCCGGTGGCTCCGGTGGCTCCGGTGGCTCCGGTGGCTCCGGTGGCTCCGGTGGCTCCGGTGGCTCCGGTGAGGGGAGGGCTGGACGATGACCATGGTTCAGCTGCTGATCGGGCTTCTCACGCTGGTCGTCAACGCCTTCTTCGTCGGCGCCGAGTTCGCCCTGATCTCCGTGCGCCGCAGCCAGATCGAGCCGGAGGCGGAGGCCGGGAACCGGCGCGCCCGGAGTGTCATCTGGGGACTGGAGCACGTCTCGGCGCTGCTCGCCGCCGCTCAGCTCGGCATCACGCTGTGCACGCTGGTGCTGGGTGTCGTCGCGGAGCCGGCCATCGCACATCTGCTGGAGCCGGTCTTCGACGCCGTAGGGGTGCCGCACGGGCTGATCCATCCGATCTCGTTCGTGATCGCGCTGGCCGTGGCGACCTATCTGCACATGCTGCTGGGCGAGATGGTGCCGAAGAACATCGCGCTCGCCGAGCCGACGCGGACGGCACTGGCGCTCGGCCCGCCGCTGGTGGCGATGGCCCGGGCGCTACGTCCGGTGATCTTCACGATCAACGCCTTCGCGAACGCCCTGCTGAAGCTGTTGCGCGTGGAGGCCAGGAACGAGGTGGCCGCGACCTTCTCGGACGACGAGCTGGCACGGATGGTCAGGGACTCCGGTGACGCGGGGCTGCTGGACGACCGGGCCGCCGAGCGGCTGCGCGATGCGCTGGAGCTGGGGCGCCGGCCGGTGACCGATGTGGTCATGCCGGTGGAGCAGGTGGTGTACACGCACGTCGGCACGACGCCCGAGGAACTGGAGCGGCTGTCGGCGGAGTCGGGCTTCTCCCGCTTCCCGGTCCTCGACCCCGCCCGGCGGATCCTGGGCTATCTCCATGTGAAGGACGCCCTGGACGAGGCGCCGCGCGACAGGCCGTTCCCGGTCACGGCGCTGCGGCCGATCGCACGGGTGCGGGCCGTGACCCCGCTGGACGACGTGCTCACCGCGATGCGCCGCAGCCGTACGCACCTGGCGGCGGTCCTCGACGAGGACGGCACGCTCGCCGGGCTCGTCACGATGGAGGACGTGCTCCGGGAGCTGGTGGGCCCGCCCGGTCGCGGCGTCTGAGCACCCGGCTCCGGCTGCCCCCGTCCGCCCGCATCGGACGGGGGCAGCCCCGTCGGACACGCCCTACACGCCCGTCGCCGCCAGCCACGCGTCGAGCACGCCCCGGTCGCCGGTGTGCGTGAAGCGCCCGTCGGACGGCTTGTACCGGCCGTACACGAGCAGCGACCGCCGGGCGGTCGGCGCCGTGGGACCACATGGATGCGTCGGGGTCGGCAGCGCGGAGCACCTCGAGCGTGGCCGCCGCCGAGCGGGCCGGCCGCTGCGGGTACGCCGCCGGGTCCTCGGTCCGGCAGGGACCGGACCGGCCGGAACCCGGGGTTCCTACCGCGCGGTAGGATCGGCTCCGCCATGGAGATGAATGCCACTTACACCAGTTTTGTCGCGGTCGGCGACTCCTTCACCGAGGGCATGTCCGACCTGCGCCCGGACGGCTCGTACCGGGGCTGGGCCGATCTGGTCGCGGGCCGGCTCGCGGCCCGTACGCCCGGGTTCCGGTACGCGAACCTCGCCGTGCGCGGCAAGCTCATCGGGCAGATCGTCGAGGAGCAGGTGGACCGCGCGGCCGCGATGGGGGCCGATGTGGTGACGCTGGTGGGCGGCCTCAACGACACGCTGCGCCCCAAGTGCGACATGGGCCGGGTGCGCGGGCTGCTGGAAGAGGCCGTGGAGCGGCTCGCGCCGTCCTGCGGGCAGCTGGTGCTGATGCGCAGCCCGGGGCGCAACGGCCCCGTGATGGAGCGGTTCCGCCCGCGCATGGAGGAGCTCTTCGCGCACATCGACGCGCTCGCGGCGCGGCACGGCGCCCTCGTCGTGGACCTGTACGGCGCCGAGGTGCTCGGCGACCAGAGGCTGTGGGACGTCGACCGGCTGCACCTCACCGCCGAGGGACACCGCAGGGTCGCCGAGGCGGTGTGGCAGACGCTGGGGCTGGCGGCCGAGGAGGACTGGCGGACACCGCTGCCGCCCGCGATACGCCTCGGCTGGGCGGCGCGGCGGAGTGCGGACGCACGGTTCGCCCGGGAGCACCTGGTCCCCTGGATCGGGCGTCGGCTCACCGGCCGCTCGTCGGGCGACGGCAGGCCCGCCAAGCGGCCCGAGTTGCTGCCGTACGAGTCCCCGGAGCCGGCGCTGCCGGACGGCGACAGCATGGTCTCGTAGCAAACCACAAACCGGGGCGGGGCGCTGGCCTGCACAAACCGCCAGTAGAATCCCTTCACGTGACTGCAAAGCCTCGCATCCCCAACGTTCTGGCCGGCCGCTACGCCTCCGCGGAGCTCGCCGTCCTGTGGTCCCCCGAGCAGAAGGTGAAGCTGGAGCGTCAGCTCTGGCTCGCCGTGCTGCGCGCGCAGAAGGACCTCGGGATCGAGGTGCCGGACGCCGCGCTCGCCGACTACGAGCGGGTGCTCGACCAGGTCGACCTGGCCTCCATCGCGGAGCGCGAGAAGGTCACCCGGCACGATGTGAAGGCCCGTATCGAGGAGTTCAACGCCCTCGCCGGCCATGAGCACGTGCACAAGGGCATGACCTCGCGCGATCTCACCGAGAACGTGGAGCAGCTCCAGATCCGGCTCTCGCTGGAGCTGATGCGGGACCGCACGGTCGCCGTTCTCGCCCGCCTCGGCCGGCTGGCCGGGGAGTACGCGGAGCTGGTCATGGCCGGCCGCTCGCACAATGTCGCGGCGCAGGCGACGACGCTCGGCAAGCGTTTCGCGACGGCCGCCGACGAGCTGCTGGTGGCGTACGGGCGTCTTGAGGAGCTGCTCGGCCGCTACCCGCTGCGCGGGATCAAGGGCCCGGTCGGCACCGCCCAGGACATGCTGGACCTGCTCGGCGGGGACGCGGCGAAGCTCGCCGAGCTGGAGCAGCGGATCGCCGGCCACCTCGGCTTCGCCCACGCCTTCACCTCCGTCGGCCAGGTCTACCCGCGCTCGCTCGACTACGACGTCGTCACGGCGCTGGTGCAGCTCGCCGCCGCGCCGTCCTCGCTGGCGAAGACGATCCGCCTGATGGCCGGACACGAGCTGGTCACCGAGGGCTTCAAGCCGGGGCAGGTCGGCTCGTCCGCGATGCCGCACAAGATGAACACCCGTTCCTGCGAGCGTGTCAACGGCCTCATGGTGATCCTGCGCGGCTACGCCTCGATGACGGGCGAGCTGGCGGGCGACCAGTGGAACGAGGGCGACGTCTCGTGCTCCGTGGTCCGCCGGGTCGCGCTGCCGGACGCGTTCTTCGCGTTCGACGGGCTGCTGGAGACGTTCCTGACGGTCCTGGACGAGTTCGGCGCGTTCCCCGCGGTCGTCGCCCGAGAACTCGACCGCTACCTCCCCTTCCTCGCCACCACCAAGGTCCTGATGGGCGCGGTGCGCGCCGGGGTGGGCCGCGAGGTCGCGCACGAGGCCATCAAGGAGAACGCGGTCGCCTCCGCGCTGGCGATGCGCGAGCAGGGTGCCGAGCGCAACGAGCTGCTGGGCAAGCTCGCCGCGGACGAGCGCATTCCGCTGGACCGGACGCAGCTCGACGCCCTGATGGCCGACAAGCTGTCCTTCACGGGCGCGGCCGGCGACCAGGTGGCCTCGGTGGTCTCCCGCATCGAGGAGATCGCCAAGCAGCACCCGGAGGCGGCAGCGTACGCGCCGGGGTCCATCCTCTGATCCGGATGCCCGTGCCCCGCTTCACGCCCGCCGAGCTGGAGGCCGCCCGCGACCGCCTCGTCCCCGATGTGATCGCGGACGGTCTGTCCGTCCTCTTCTGCGGCATCAATCCCGGTCTGATGTCGGCCGCGACGGGCCACCACTTCGCCCGCCCCGGCAACCGCTTCTGGCCCGTGCTGCATCTGTCGGGCTTCACCCCGCGGCAGCTGAAGCCGTCCGAGCAGGACGAGCTGCCGGCGTACGGACTCGGCATCACCAATGTGGCGGCGCGGGCGACCGCGCGCGCCGACGAGCTCGGCGAGGAGGAGTTCCGCGAGGGTGGCCGGATCCTCACCGCGAAGGTGGAGCGGCTGCGTCCCCGCTGGCTGGCGGTGGCCGGGGTCACGGCGTACCGCACGGCCTTCGGAGACCGTACGGCACGGATAGGACCGCAGGACCGCACGATCGGTGACACGCGCATCTGGGCGCTGACCAACCCCAGTGGGCTGAACGCGCATTGGACCGTCCAGACGATGGCCGAGGAGTTCGCGCGGCTGCGTGCCGCGGCCATGACGGACGCCCCCTAGATGAATGAGTCCGATGTTCTCAGTGGTCGTAGGCGATGAGTGATCGTTTGATGGGGGCGTGGGTGGTCCAGTTGTGCCAGATGCCGGCTGCGAGGGCGAGGAGTCGTTGTCCGGTGCGGGCGTAGACGCCAGCCGGTGTTCTGCCACCGTGTTGTTCGAGGCTGAGCTGGCCTTTGAGGGTGTCGATGACCGCTTCGATCCATTGGCGGGCCCGTGCGATCTTGCCGTGCCGGGCCGGCTCGTCCTTGCGGTCGGGCCGGACCAGGTGGGCACCCCATCGCTCGGTCAGCAGGGCTTCGAACTCCCGCCCGGCGAAGCCCTTGTCCGCGAGGATCACCTGTCCTTGGCGGACGAGGTGGTGGTCGCGTTGCAGCAGCGCGGCCATCACCTCGCGCTCGCCGATCTTGGGGTTGGCCAGGCACCAGGTGACGGGCATGCCTTCGGCGGTGGTGACCAGGTAGAGGCGCAAGCCCCAGAAGAATCGGGAGTGGGATCGGCAGAAGCCGTACCCGGCGTGCCCGGCCAGGTCGGAACGTTTGACGGTCTCGCGGGAGGCCGCGCAGGGCAGCGGGGTGGAGTCGATCAGCCGCAGGTCGTCCTGCCAGGTCGGCACCTGCCGGGCCAGGGCCTCGATCACATGGCTGATCAGTGGCCCGGCAGCGTTGAGGCGCTTGTTGTAGGCCGATTGCTGGGGCAGGTAGCGAAACAGGTGCCCGAGGCGGGTGTGGGCGAAGCGGATCCAGTGCCGGGCCGACGGGAAGCCGAGCAGGACCTGGGCCACGGCCAGGCACAGCAGTTCGGCGTCCGTCAGTTTCGGGGGTCGCCCGATCCGGCGACAAGGCGCCACATGGTCGTCGATGAACACGTACAGTGCCGCCAGAAGGGCGTCCAGGCCAGGAGTCACACCCAAGCCAACGGGCGCCCTTCGCCATGGTTGCGACCAGCAGAGATATCGGACTCATTCATCTAGGGGTGTCCGGTGGATCACGCCGCGAGCCCAGCATGATCCACCGGACAGCCCCTGGGGAGGGTCTTCGAAGTGGCGTCGTCCGCCTGAAGGGCGGGCCGGGCGGCGTCTGGTGCGTGCGATCGCAAGGCGGAGGAGGAAGTCCATGCGGTGGGGGCACCTCCCGTGCCCGAAGGGCTACGGGGGACATCGGCGACCGACGACAACGCAGCGTGGGGGCACCTCCCGTGCCCGAAGGGCTACGGGGGTGGGGGCACCTCCCAGGCGCGAGCCCTGGGGGAGCGTGCCAGACGCCGCCCGGCAGACGGGACTTTGAAGACACGACCTAGGGAGGGTCCGCGTCCGTGACGGCGGCCACCAGCTGGAACGGCAGCTCGGAGCCCCACTGCGAGACACCGAGTGCGATCCAGCGGCCGTCGGCACGCCAGAGATGCACATCCGGCACCGAGTTGCTCAGCGTGCCCCAGGGCTCGGGTATCTCCTCGCCACCGTCGACCGCCCTGGCCAGCAGCGAGGCCAGGCTGAACACCTGGGCCTCACCCCAGCGCTCGCTCAGCAGCAGGGCCAGGGCCTCGCGCTCCGCCTCGCACTGCTCCTCGACGGCCTCCCCCATCGAACGGTCCTCCCAGAACCCGTCGCTCATGGTGAGCTCGGCCAGGTGGAAGCCGGGGCCGCAGGCGCCCACGTCCGATCTGCCGGGCTCCGCGGGAAAGGGACGGGAGCGCAGCAGGTCGATGGTGGCCACATGCCGTGCGAGGGTCATGGCTTCAGTAAACCTTCCTCCACTGACATTTGGCGGTCTGTCAGATGGACGGGCGGAAGCCGGCCGGCCCGCCCGGCGCGCGGGCCGGCACCGCGTGTCGAACGGCTGTGGACAGCGCTCGCCGGGCCCCGCCGCCATTGAGTAGGATCCGCAGACACGCGCACAAGCTGGAAGGACACACGGTGGGCCGGCTGACCGGCGGGGACCCGTCACTGCTGCGGCGGATCAATTCCGCGGTGGTACTCCACGCGCTGCGGGGCGGCGCTGACTGCCCCACGCTCACCGATCTGACGCGGGTCACCGGGCTGTCCCGGCCGACCGTCGAGGGCGTGGTCGAGGGGCTGATCGAGTCCGGGCTCGTGACCGAGGCCGCGCCCGACGAGGGCGAGGCCCGTCGGCAGGGGCGGCCGGCGCGGCGGTTCCGCTTCCGGGCCGAGGCCGGGCATCTGCTGGGCGTGGAGATCGGGCCGCACCGGGTGGCGGCGCTGCTGTCCGGGCTCGACGGTCGCGTCACGGGCGCCGGGTCGCGGGAGGTGGCGGAGGCAGCCTCCGTCGAGGAGCGGCTGGAGCGGGTCCGTGCCGTCGTGGCCGATGTGCTGCGCAGGTCTGGGGTGCCCCGCAGCTCGCTGCGGGCCGTCGGGGTCGGTACGCCCGGGATCGTGGAGGCGGACGGGACCGTACGGCTCTGCACGGCGCTGCCCGGCTGGACGGGGCTCGCGCTCGGCGAGCGGCTTCGGCGTTCGTTCCGCTGTCCGGTGCTCGTCGAGAACGACGCCAACGCGGCCGCGGTCGCGGAGCACTGGAAGGGTGCCGCGACGGACTCGGACGACATCGTCTTCGTCCTCGCGGGGCTGAGCCCCGGTGCGGGCTCGCTGATCGGCGGCCGGCTGCACCGGGGGTACGGGGGCGCGGCCGGGGAGATCGGCGCGCTGCACCTGCTGGGCCGTGAGGTGACGCCGGAGACGCTGCTGTCGACGACCGGTGAGCCGCTGCACCCTCTGGACGAGCAGGCGGTGGCTGAGGTGTTCACGCACGCCCGGCAGGGCGACGAGGGGGCGCGGGCGGCGGTCGACCGGTTCATCCAGCGGCTCGTGCACGACGTGGCGGCGCTGGTGCTGGCGCTCGATCCCGAGCTGGTGGTCATCGGCGGTTGGGCGGCCGGCCTGGACGGCGTGCTCGACCCCCTGCGCGGCGAGCTGTCCCGCTACTGCCTGCGCCCGCCCCGGGTGACGCTGTCCCTGCTCGGCGAGGCGGCGGTGGCGACGGGCGCGCTGCGGCTGGCTCTGGACCACGTGGAGGAGCAGCTCTTCGCCGTCGAAGGATCGGTGACGGCCCGCCGCTGAGCACGGCCGACACGGCGGGCGGGCACGGAGGGGGCCTGGCCCGCCTCCCTGCCGCCGCTGTCAGGCCACCGCTGTCAGGCCGCCGCTGTCGGGCCGCCCTGCCCCCCGCTGTCAGGAAGCGCGGCGCTGCGCGGTGTCGTGGCGGATTTCCAGGTCGCCCGAGGCGCCGAAGGTGAGA from Streptomyces formicae includes these protein-coding regions:
- a CDS encoding ROK family protein is translated as MGRLTGGDPSLLRRINSAVVLHALRGGADCPTLTDLTRVTGLSRPTVEGVVEGLIESGLVTEAAPDEGEARRQGRPARRFRFRAEAGHLLGVEIGPHRVAALLSGLDGRVTGAGSREVAEAASVEERLERVRAVVADVLRRSGVPRSSLRAVGVGTPGIVEADGTVRLCTALPGWTGLALGERLRRSFRCPVLVENDANAAAVAEHWKGAATDSDDIVFVLAGLSPGAGSLIGGRLHRGYGGAAGEIGALHLLGREVTPETLLSTTGEPLHPLDEQAVAEVFTHARQGDEGARAAVDRFIQRLVHDVAALVLALDPELVVIGGWAAGLDGVLDPLRGELSRYCLRPPRVTLSLLGEAAVATGALRLALDHVEEQLFAVEGSVTARR